A genomic region of Mycolicibacterium poriferae contains the following coding sequences:
- a CDS encoding TauD/TfdA dioxygenase family protein has translation MAATPSITKLGSNIGARIDDVSLGGDLSPDVVSAVRTALLEHGVIFFRNQHHLDDAAQHRFAALMGTPVGHPLLAAFAATDVPAITPIDSDYASANRWHTDVTFVPDYPSISVLRAVTLPPYGGSTMWASTAAAYRDLPDPLKRLTENTWALHSNRFDYVATSATTTDEKFRAAREAFGHKEFRTEHPLVRVHPETGERTLVAGDFTQHLIGFDPQDSRTLLDLVQRRITLPENTIRWNWKAGDVAIWDNRATQHRAVDDYDRQRRLMHRVTLAGDVPVDIHGNPSRAIGDAEPAALAG, from the coding sequence ATGGCCGCCACCCCGTCGATCACCAAACTGGGCAGCAACATCGGGGCCCGCATCGACGACGTCTCCCTCGGCGGCGACCTCTCCCCGGACGTCGTCTCGGCGGTCCGCACCGCGCTCCTCGAACACGGGGTGATCTTCTTCCGCAACCAACACCACCTCGACGACGCCGCCCAGCACCGCTTCGCCGCACTCATGGGCACGCCGGTCGGGCATCCCCTGCTCGCCGCATTCGCCGCGACGGACGTTCCGGCCATCACGCCGATCGACTCCGACTACGCCTCGGCAAACCGGTGGCACACCGACGTCACCTTCGTTCCCGACTACCCCTCGATCTCGGTCCTGCGGGCCGTCACCCTGCCGCCCTATGGCGGCTCGACGATGTGGGCCTCCACCGCGGCCGCCTACCGCGATCTGCCGGACCCGCTCAAACGGCTGACCGAGAACACCTGGGCCCTGCACAGCAATCGGTTCGACTACGTCGCGACCTCAGCCACCACCACCGACGAGAAGTTCCGCGCGGCACGCGAAGCGTTCGGGCACAAAGAGTTCCGTACCGAACACCCACTCGTGCGGGTCCACCCCGAGACCGGCGAGCGGACCCTGGTCGCCGGAGACTTCACCCAACACCTGATCGGTTTCGACCCGCAGGACTCCCGGACCCTGCTCGATCTCGTTCAGCGACGGATCACGTTGCCGGAGAACACCATCCGGTGGAACTGGAAGGCCGGCGACGTGGCGATCTGGGACAACCGCGCCACCCAGCACCGCGCCGTCGACGACTACGACCGGCAGCGGCGGCTGATGCATCGGGTCACCCTTGCCGGTGACGTCCCCGTCGACATCCACGGAAACCCGAGCAGGGCCATCGGCGACGCGGAGCCCGCCGCGCTCGCCGGGTGA
- the ppk2 gene encoding polyphosphate kinase 2 encodes MTLDTSGYTVVDDDDDDPVLLIQPGDQVVDTWRENYPYDERMKRADYEEQKRLLQIELLKLQKWSQANGHRHVIVFEGRDAAGKGGTIKRFMEHLNPRGARIVALEKPTEQERTQWYFQRYVRHLPHAGEIVMFDRSWYNRAGVERVMGYCTPKQHAEFIRQVPWFEQMLVNDGIFLTKLWFSVSPSEQRTRFTIRQVDPVRQWKLSPTDLASLDKWDDYTAAKEDMFAWTDTETAPWTVVKSNDKKRARVNAMRFVLSKFDYDNKDHDVVGRPDPLIVGRALGD; translated from the coding sequence GTGACTCTGGATACCTCTGGTTACACCGTGGTCGACGACGACGATGACGACCCGGTTCTGCTGATCCAGCCCGGCGACCAGGTGGTCGACACGTGGCGGGAGAACTATCCGTACGACGAGCGGATGAAGCGTGCCGATTACGAGGAACAGAAGCGGCTGCTGCAGATCGAGCTGCTCAAGCTGCAGAAGTGGAGTCAGGCCAACGGGCACCGGCACGTCATCGTGTTCGAGGGTCGCGACGCCGCGGGTAAAGGCGGCACCATCAAGCGCTTCATGGAGCACTTGAACCCGCGTGGCGCGCGCATCGTGGCGCTGGAGAAGCCGACCGAGCAGGAGCGTACGCAGTGGTATTTCCAGCGCTATGTGCGCCACCTCCCGCATGCGGGCGAGATCGTGATGTTCGACCGGTCCTGGTACAACCGCGCAGGCGTGGAACGCGTGATGGGCTACTGCACCCCCAAGCAGCACGCCGAGTTCATCCGCCAGGTTCCCTGGTTCGAGCAGATGCTGGTCAACGACGGCATCTTCCTGACGAAGCTGTGGTTCTCGGTGTCGCCGTCCGAACAACGCACCCGGTTCACGATCCGCCAGGTCGACCCGGTCCGGCAGTGGAAGCTGTCACCCACCGACCTGGCCTCGCTGGACAAGTGGGACGACTACACCGCGGCCAAGGAGGACATGTTCGCCTGGACCGACACCGAGACGGCGCCGTGGACCGTGGTCAAGAGCAACGACAAGAAGCGTGCCCGCGTCAACGCGATGCGTTTCGTGCTGAGTAAATTCGACTACGACAACAAAGACCATGACGTGGTCGGCCGGCCCGACCCGCTCATCGTGGGACGCGCGCTGGGCGACTGA
- a CDS encoding ABC transporter permease, with amino-acid sequence MTAAWAAFGRNDLRGTYRDPLLVMLVLAPAIWTVGTAVLVPRLATALAQRYDFDLVPYYPLAVTGLLLLTSIIVVGGLAAFLVLDEVDAGTLTALRVTPVTLRSFFGYRAATVVTVTTVYVAVTIPLTGLVPSSLVWPLIPIGMVAGLSAVVTMLLIVAAASNKVQGIAMLRLLGLLIAGVPCLPWFVDSAWNLAFGVLPPYWAAKAFWVACAGGVWWPYLIGGVVVNLAAGWPLLRRFVAANS; translated from the coding sequence GTGACCGCCGCCTGGGCCGCGTTCGGCAGGAACGACCTGCGCGGCACCTACCGCGACCCGCTGTTAGTGATGCTGGTGCTCGCCCCGGCCATCTGGACCGTCGGCACCGCGGTGCTCGTGCCGCGACTCGCCACCGCCCTGGCGCAGCGCTACGACTTCGACCTGGTGCCCTACTACCCGCTGGCAGTCACCGGATTGCTGCTGCTGACCAGCATCATCGTCGTCGGCGGGCTGGCGGCGTTCCTGGTACTCGACGAGGTCGACGCCGGCACGCTGACAGCGCTGCGGGTGACCCCGGTGACGCTGCGCAGCTTCTTCGGTTACCGCGCCGCCACGGTGGTGACCGTGACGACCGTCTATGTCGCGGTGACGATCCCGTTGACGGGCTTGGTGCCGTCGTCGCTGGTGTGGCCGCTGATTCCGATCGGGATGGTGGCCGGCCTGTCGGCGGTGGTGACGATGCTGCTGATCGTCGCCGCGGCAAGCAACAAGGTGCAGGGCATCGCCATGTTGCGGCTGCTCGGACTGCTCATCGCCGGGGTTCCGTGCCTGCCCTGGTTCGTCGACTCGGCGTGGAATCTGGCGTTCGGGGTGCTCCCGCCGTACTGGGCGGCCAAGGCGTTCTGGGTGGCGTGTGCCGGCGGTGTGTGGTGGCCTTACCTGATCGGCGGCGTGGTGGTCAACCTCGCGGCGGGGTGGCCGCTTCTGCGCCGGTTCGTCGCCGCCAACTCCTGA
- a CDS encoding fluoroquinolone export ABC transporter permease subunit yields the protein MTRWISALRLEATLQVRQRFVHAAVISGLLWLAVLLPMPHHLRSIVEPYVLIGDIAVIGFFFIGGSVFFEKQERTLGAVVCSPLRFGEYLSVKLVALTVISLFVAVVVVIATHGTDFHPAPLVAGVVLGTLVMLLSGFISALPFASVSDWFLSTVVPLLILALPVVYLLGVWTHPVLYLIPTQGPLLLFAAVFDQISLAPWQIAYALGYPLLCAAGLYQVARVLFDRYVIARSGAA from the coding sequence ATGACGCGCTGGATCAGCGCCCTGCGCCTGGAAGCCACCCTGCAGGTGCGCCAACGGTTCGTGCATGCCGCGGTGATCTCCGGCCTGCTGTGGCTGGCGGTCCTGCTGCCGATGCCGCACCACCTGCGCAGCATCGTCGAGCCCTATGTGCTGATCGGCGACATCGCCGTCATCGGCTTCTTCTTCATCGGCGGCTCGGTGTTCTTCGAGAAGCAGGAACGCACGCTCGGGGCGGTGGTGTGCAGCCCACTGCGCTTCGGCGAATACCTGTCGGTGAAACTCGTGGCGCTGACCGTGATTTCGTTGTTCGTCGCGGTGGTGGTGGTGATCGCGACGCACGGCACCGACTTCCACCCGGCACCGCTGGTCGCCGGCGTCGTCCTCGGCACGCTGGTGATGCTGCTGTCCGGGTTCATCTCCGCGCTGCCGTTCGCCTCGGTCAGTGACTGGTTCCTCTCGACGGTGGTGCCGCTGCTGATCCTGGCGCTGCCGGTGGTGTACCTGCTCGGGGTGTGGACGCACCCGGTGCTCTACCTGATCCCGACCCAGGGCCCGTTGTTGCTGTTCGCCGCGGTGTTCGACCAGATCAGCCTGGCGCCCTGGCAGATCGCGTACGCGCTGGGGTATCCGCTGCTCTGCGCGGCCGGCCTGTACCAGGTGGCCCGGGTCCTGTTCGACCGCTACGTCATCGCCCGGTCGGGTGCCGCGTGA
- a CDS encoding ABC transporter ATP-binding protein, whose product MNTEPVIAVSELTYTYPKTTEPAVRGMDFTVAPGEIFGFLGPSGAGKSTTQKLLIGLLRGHGGRMLVWGRDPLDWGSDYYQRIGVSFELPNHYLKLTGAENLQFFASLYDGATQDPRTLLEAVGLADAADTRVGKYSKGMQMRLTFARALLNDPELIFLDEPTSGLDPVNARRVKDMVLDLKDRGRTVFLTTHDMATADELCDRVAFVVDGRIVALDAPTELKIARSRRLVRVEYRAAEGTLQTAEFPMDGLADDADFHSVLRSHHVETIHSREASLDEVFVDVTGRSLA is encoded by the coding sequence ATGAACACCGAACCCGTCATCGCCGTCAGCGAGCTGACCTACACCTATCCCAAGACGACCGAACCCGCCGTGCGGGGCATGGATTTCACCGTGGCCCCGGGAGAGATCTTCGGCTTCCTCGGCCCGAGCGGTGCGGGCAAGTCGACCACGCAGAAGCTGCTGATCGGGTTGCTGCGCGGCCACGGCGGCCGAATGCTGGTCTGGGGCCGCGACCCGCTGGACTGGGGGTCCGACTACTACCAACGCATCGGGGTGTCGTTCGAGCTGCCGAACCATTACCTGAAGCTGACCGGCGCCGAGAACCTCCAGTTTTTCGCCTCGCTGTACGACGGGGCGACGCAGGATCCGCGGACCCTGCTCGAGGCGGTCGGCCTCGCCGACGCGGCGGACACCCGGGTGGGCAAGTACTCCAAGGGAATGCAGATGCGGCTGACGTTCGCCAGGGCGCTGCTCAACGACCCCGAGTTGATCTTCCTCGACGAGCCGACCTCGGGCCTGGACCCGGTCAACGCGCGGCGAGTCAAAGACATGGTCCTGGACCTGAAAGACCGCGGTCGCACCGTATTCCTCACCACCCACGACATGGCCACCGCCGACGAACTCTGCGACCGGGTGGCGTTCGTCGTCGACGGCCGCATCGTCGCCCTCGACGCGCCGACAGAACTGAAGATCGCCCGCAGTCGCCGGCTCGTCCGCGTCGAATACCGCGCTGCGGAGGGTACATTGCAGACCGCGGAGTTCCCGATGGACGGATTGGCCGACGACGCCGACTTCCATTCCGTGCTGCGCAGCCACCACGTGGAAACCATCCACAGTCGTGAGGCCAGCCTCGACGAGGTGTTCGTCGACGTCACCGGCCGGAGCCTGGCATGA
- a CDS encoding GbsR/MarR family transcriptional regulator — protein sequence MHEAAERLALVLSGQGLQRMTARVLTALLFSEKSSVTMSELADELQASAGSISGALKNLTSVGLVERVPAPASRRDHFRLRPDAWATLYTSQNQTIAAFLEAADDGIAATGGSGLARDRLVEMRDFYAFLLGEIPAVLERWQAGRR from the coding sequence CTGCACGAGGCCGCGGAGCGGCTCGCCCTCGTCCTCTCGGGTCAAGGTCTGCAACGCATGACCGCCCGGGTGCTGACCGCGCTGTTGTTCTCCGAGAAGTCCAGCGTGACGATGTCCGAGTTGGCCGACGAACTCCAGGCCAGCGCAGGCTCGATATCCGGTGCACTGAAGAATCTGACGTCGGTCGGGCTCGTCGAGCGGGTGCCCGCACCGGCCAGCAGACGCGACCACTTCCGCCTGCGCCCGGACGCCTGGGCGACGCTGTACACCAGCCAGAACCAGACGATCGCCGCGTTCCTGGAGGCGGCCGACGACGGGATCGCCGCGACCGGTGGCTCCGGCCTGGCTCGGGACCGGCTGGTCGAGATGCGCGACTTCTACGCATTCCTGCTGGGCGAGATCCCGGCCGTGTTGGAACGCTGGCAGGCCGGCCGGCGCTGA
- a CDS encoding DedA family protein has protein sequence MSTPGTAELDGLAGWTVDLMERLGGPGAGLAIFLENVFPPLPSEVILPMAGFAASLGRLSVVEAVLWTTLGSVVGAWFIYWLGARLGHDRMRRLVLKVPLIDVEDIDKSAAWFARHGTKGVFFGRMLPFFRSFISVPAGTERMNFAVFTVLTFLGSLIWNSVFVGAGYGLGANWHRVEPYASTFQYIVLSAVAVALGWLVVSRIRRRLRAKAGTEV, from the coding sequence TTGTCCACACCTGGCACCGCCGAACTCGACGGTCTCGCCGGCTGGACGGTGGACCTGATGGAGCGCCTCGGAGGCCCCGGAGCCGGGCTGGCGATCTTCCTGGAGAACGTGTTCCCACCGCTGCCCAGCGAGGTCATCCTCCCGATGGCGGGGTTCGCCGCCAGCCTCGGTCGGCTCTCGGTCGTCGAAGCCGTGCTGTGGACCACCCTCGGGTCGGTGGTGGGCGCCTGGTTCATCTACTGGCTCGGTGCGCGGCTCGGCCATGACCGGATGCGCAGGTTGGTGCTCAAAGTCCCGTTGATCGACGTCGAGGACATCGACAAATCCGCGGCATGGTTCGCCCGGCACGGCACCAAGGGCGTGTTCTTCGGCAGGATGCTGCCGTTCTTCCGCAGCTTCATCTCCGTCCCGGCCGGCACCGAGCGGATGAACTTCGCCGTCTTCACGGTGCTCACCTTTCTGGGCAGCCTGATCTGGAACAGCGTCTTCGTCGGTGCGGGGTATGGGCTGGGCGCCAACTGGCACCGGGTCGAGCCCTACGCCTCGACGTTCCAGTACATCGTTCTCAGTGCGGTCGCGGTCGCCCTCGGTTGGCTGGTTGTCTCACGCATCCGTCGTCGGCTGCGGGCCAAGGCCGGCACGGAGGTCTGA
- a CDS encoding TetR/AcrR family transcriptional regulator, with product MTAPRGRPRDAEADRAILQAGLDLFLERGVEGASIEQIARRAGVGKPTVYRRWSNKEDLISAAMETLVADEYGWASTAVSASPYEVVEAAIERAAATAASPRYRALVARVFGSAVSHPELMAAYWRRYIAPRRRQAAALLERARELGTVAADADLEVAIDMMVGAVTYRVLQPAPPDVDEMRRYLREVYRQAGLLPRSDLRAGLGPQPTTDA from the coding sequence GTGACCGCGCCGCGCGGGCGACCGCGCGACGCCGAGGCCGACCGGGCGATCCTGCAGGCCGGCCTGGACCTGTTCCTCGAGCGCGGTGTCGAAGGGGCCAGCATCGAACAGATCGCACGCCGCGCCGGAGTCGGGAAACCGACGGTCTACCGGCGCTGGTCGAACAAGGAAGACCTGATCTCGGCGGCCATGGAAACGCTGGTCGCCGACGAATACGGTTGGGCGTCGACCGCCGTGTCCGCGTCGCCCTACGAGGTGGTCGAGGCCGCCATCGAACGGGCTGCGGCCACCGCGGCCAGCCCCCGGTACCGGGCCCTGGTGGCCAGGGTGTTCGGCTCGGCGGTCAGCCATCCGGAGCTGATGGCCGCCTACTGGCGCCGCTACATCGCGCCCCGTCGCCGCCAGGCGGCCGCGCTCCTCGAGCGGGCCCGCGAGCTGGGCACCGTCGCCGCGGACGCGGACCTCGAGGTGGCCATCGACATGATGGTGGGCGCGGTCACCTACCGGGTGTTGCAACCCGCACCGCCCGACGTCGACGAGATGCGGCGCTATCTGCGCGAGGTGTACCGGCAGGCCGGCCTGCTGCCCCGCTCAGACCTCCGTGCCGGCCTTGGCCCGCAGCCGACGACGGATGCGTGA
- a CDS encoding FAD-dependent monooxygenase, which produces MTDTEVLVVGAGPTGLTLACALRLHGISVRVVDRATGPATTSRANFLHARGSEVLGRLGALGTLPDESLRAMRITNYLGDRPLVTLEFGDPRMDTAAPPMVVSQAKVEAALRDRLAELDVVPHWGVGLAGLSQQDGPPQDLVVAELDDGTRLHAQWVVGCDGTSSTTRRLAGIAFPGVKLTERWLLADLHLDWDVDRGGTTGWIHPDGLLGVMPMPSDDGRDDLWRVFAYDPGHAATPDQGQILTRLRQVLPERSGRRVCVGDAEWLSMFTVHRRLADHYRHGHALIAGDAAHAHAPFGGQGMLTGIGDAENLAFKLALTIRGLATERFVDTYEAERRPLATDVLRGTSAVTRVNVADHPVGRFLRDRVAPKVFGRAPVQRWITYTASQLWVSYHKGPLGGRGAKPRPGDRIADLACTRADGVVTRLHRELGGRWALLTPGLPSPAIEAARQYLGDFVTPLDYDGDEAILIRPDAHLAWRGDRGDASAVRRWLSAALSSGSTP; this is translated from the coding sequence GTGACCGACACCGAGGTCCTGGTGGTGGGCGCCGGACCGACGGGACTGACGCTGGCCTGCGCGCTGCGCCTGCACGGCATCTCGGTGCGCGTCGTGGACCGCGCCACCGGACCGGCCACCACGTCGCGGGCGAACTTCCTGCACGCCCGCGGCTCGGAGGTGCTCGGCCGGCTCGGCGCCCTCGGTACGCTGCCGGACGAGTCGTTGCGGGCCATGCGGATCACGAACTACCTCGGTGACCGCCCGCTGGTCACGCTGGAGTTCGGCGATCCCCGGATGGACACCGCCGCGCCGCCGATGGTGGTCTCCCAGGCCAAGGTCGAGGCTGCGCTGCGCGACCGCCTGGCCGAGCTCGACGTCGTGCCGCACTGGGGTGTCGGCCTGGCCGGACTGTCCCAGCAGGACGGGCCCCCGCAGGACCTCGTCGTCGCCGAACTCGACGACGGCACCCGCCTGCACGCGCAGTGGGTCGTCGGCTGCGACGGCACCTCCAGCACCACCCGGCGGTTGGCCGGCATCGCGTTCCCCGGTGTCAAGCTCACCGAACGCTGGCTGCTGGCCGACCTGCACCTCGACTGGGATGTGGACCGCGGTGGCACCACCGGCTGGATCCACCCCGACGGCCTGCTCGGTGTGATGCCGATGCCCAGCGACGACGGCCGCGACGACCTGTGGCGCGTGTTCGCCTACGACCCGGGCCACGCCGCGACGCCGGACCAGGGCCAGATACTGACGCGCCTGCGGCAGGTCCTCCCCGAGCGCAGCGGGCGCCGCGTGTGCGTCGGCGATGCCGAGTGGTTGTCGATGTTCACCGTGCACCGCCGCCTCGCCGACCACTATCGACACGGCCACGCGTTGATCGCCGGTGACGCCGCCCACGCGCACGCCCCGTTCGGCGGGCAGGGCATGCTGACCGGCATCGGCGACGCCGAGAACCTGGCCTTCAAGCTCGCCCTGACCATCCGCGGTCTGGCCACCGAGCGGTTCGTCGACACCTACGAGGCCGAGCGCCGCCCACTGGCCACCGACGTATTGCGCGGCACCAGCGCGGTCACCCGCGTCAACGTGGCGGACCACCCCGTCGGCCGATTCCTGCGGGACCGGGTCGCCCCGAAGGTCTTCGGGCGCGCGCCGGTGCAGCGGTGGATCACCTACACCGCGTCGCAGCTGTGGGTCAGCTACCACAAGGGGCCGCTGGGCGGCCGCGGAGCCAAGCCGCGGCCGGGAGACCGGATCGCCGACCTGGCGTGCACCCGAGCCGACGGCGTTGTCACCCGGTTGCACCGGGAGCTCGGCGGACGGTGGGCGTTGCTGACGCCCGGCCTTCCCTCACCGGCGATCGAGGCCGCCCGCCAGTACCTCGGCGACTTCGTCACCCCGCTGGACTACGACGGTGACGAGGCGATACTGATCCGCCCCGACGCCCACCTGGCGTGGCGGGGGGATCGCGGCGACGCATCCGCCGTGCGCCGTTGGCTCAGCGCCGCGTTGAGCTCCGGTTCGACACCGTGA
- a CDS encoding crotonase/enoyl-CoA hydratase family protein yields the protein MSPTSSTFETLLYRTESPVATITLNRPERLNTIVPPMPDEIETAIGLAERDPAIKVIVLRGAGRAFSGGYDFGGGFEHWGEAMNTDGRWDPGKDFAMVSARETGPTNKFMAIWRASKPVIAQVHGWCVGGASDYALCADLVIASDDAVIGTPYARMWGAYLTGMWLYRLSLSKVKWHSLTGEPLTGKEAAAVELINESVPFERLEARVAEIAARLATIPLSQLQAQKLIVNQAYENMGLASTQTLGGILDGLMRNTPDALRFVDTAAAEGVRAAVEQRDGPWGDYSQAPPQRRPDPSHVIHP from the coding sequence ATGTCACCGACCTCGTCGACCTTCGAGACCCTGCTGTACCGCACCGAATCACCGGTCGCCACCATCACGCTCAACCGTCCCGAGCGGCTCAACACGATCGTCCCGCCGATGCCCGACGAGATCGAGACGGCGATCGGGCTGGCCGAACGCGATCCCGCGATCAAGGTGATCGTGTTGCGCGGGGCGGGGCGGGCGTTCTCCGGCGGCTACGACTTCGGCGGCGGGTTCGAGCACTGGGGCGAGGCGATGAACACCGACGGCCGGTGGGACCCGGGTAAGGACTTCGCCATGGTGTCCGCGCGCGAGACCGGGCCGACGAACAAGTTCATGGCGATCTGGCGGGCGTCGAAGCCGGTGATCGCGCAGGTCCACGGTTGGTGCGTGGGCGGGGCCAGCGACTACGCGCTGTGCGCCGACCTGGTGATCGCCAGCGACGACGCCGTGATCGGCACCCCCTACGCCCGGATGTGGGGCGCCTACCTGACCGGCATGTGGCTCTACCGGTTGTCCCTGTCGAAGGTGAAATGGCATTCGCTGACCGGGGAGCCGCTGACCGGCAAGGAGGCCGCGGCGGTGGAGCTGATCAACGAGTCGGTGCCGTTCGAGCGGCTGGAGGCGCGCGTCGCCGAAATCGCCGCCAGGCTCGCGACCATTCCGCTGAGCCAGCTGCAGGCGCAGAAGCTGATCGTCAACCAGGCCTACGAGAACATGGGGCTGGCCTCGACGCAGACGCTCGGCGGCATCCTGGACGGGCTGATGCGCAACACCCCCGACGCGCTGCGCTTCGTCGACACCGCTGCCGCCGAGGGAGTGCGCGCGGCGGTGGAACAGCGCGACGGGCCCTGGGGTGACTACAGCCAGGCCCCACCGCAGCGCCGCCCGGATCCGTCACATGTGATCCACCCCTGA
- a CDS encoding anti-sigma factor family protein, which yields MTEDRDLACAELVELVTAYLDGSLDAETRARFDTHLLDCEGCENYLQQFRTTVATLNRVDRIGAEELDPAFRDKLLDAFRGWR from the coding sequence ATGACCGAAGACCGTGACCTGGCCTGCGCCGAGCTCGTCGAATTGGTCACCGCCTACCTCGACGGATCGCTGGATGCCGAGACCCGGGCGCGCTTCGACACGCACCTGCTCGACTGCGAAGGCTGCGAGAACTATCTGCAGCAGTTCCGGACGACGGTGGCCACTCTGAACCGCGTCGACCGGATCGGGGCGGAGGAACTCGACCCGGCTTTTCGGGACAAGCTGCTCGACGCGTTCCGCGGCTGGCGGTAG
- a CDS encoding RNA polymerase sigma factor — MTTATPADEEKLVAALRARDEAVFAALVDRHTPSMLRVARGYVASREIAEEVVQEAWIALLKGIDGFEGRSSVRTWLFTVLINIARTRGARERKDRDMQVVAFTGGSVDPARFRGGADEWPGHWRDDGMPVAFPESPEGAVLGGELMDVARRELDKLPERQRVVVTLRDVLDLDSAEVCALLDISVANQRVLLHRGRTAVRQALENYLKDVS; from the coding sequence GTGACGACCGCGACGCCGGCCGACGAGGAGAAGCTGGTCGCGGCGCTGCGGGCCCGCGACGAGGCGGTCTTCGCTGCCTTGGTCGATCGGCACACCCCGTCGATGTTGCGGGTGGCGCGGGGCTACGTCGCCAGCCGGGAGATCGCCGAGGAAGTCGTCCAGGAGGCGTGGATCGCACTGCTCAAGGGTATCGACGGCTTCGAGGGCCGATCCAGCGTCCGCACATGGCTTTTCACCGTGCTGATCAACATCGCCCGGACCCGCGGCGCCCGGGAACGCAAGGACCGTGACATGCAGGTCGTGGCGTTCACCGGCGGCAGCGTCGACCCGGCACGGTTCCGCGGCGGTGCCGACGAGTGGCCGGGCCACTGGAGGGACGACGGAATGCCCGTGGCATTTCCGGAGTCTCCGGAAGGTGCGGTGCTCGGCGGAGAGCTGATGGACGTCGCGCGCCGCGAGCTGGACAAACTCCCGGAACGCCAGCGCGTCGTGGTCACGTTGCGTGACGTGCTGGATCTGGATTCCGCGGAAGTCTGCGCGCTGCTCGACATCAGCGTCGCCAACCAGCGGGTGCTGCTGCACCGGGGCCGCACCGCGGTGCGCCAGGCGCTGGAGAACTACCTGAAGGATGTGTCATGA
- a CDS encoding YkgB family protein: protein MTTIRSPHSDRLQSGLDRAGGALLRYSLVLILAWIGALKFTEFEARGIEPLVASSPFMSWVYDVFSVTTFSALLGALEIAAAALIAVKPWWPTFSMAGSVVAVGLFTATLSFLITTPGVFEASAGGFPVLSSTGQFLIKDVALLGISVWTLADSYRALQSRRATIGP from the coding sequence ATGACCACCATCCGAAGCCCGCATTCCGACCGACTCCAGAGCGGACTGGACCGCGCCGGCGGCGCTCTGCTGCGTTACTCGCTGGTGCTGATCCTCGCCTGGATCGGGGCGTTGAAGTTCACCGAGTTCGAAGCGCGGGGCATCGAGCCCCTGGTGGCGTCGAGTCCGTTCATGAGCTGGGTGTACGACGTCTTCTCGGTCACGACGTTCTCCGCGCTGCTCGGAGCGCTCGAAATCGCGGCCGCGGCGCTCATCGCGGTCAAGCCGTGGTGGCCGACGTTCTCGATGGCGGGCAGCGTGGTCGCGGTCGGGTTGTTCACCGCCACGCTGAGCTTCCTGATCACCACGCCCGGTGTGTTCGAGGCGTCAGCGGGCGGCTTCCCGGTGTTGTCCTCGACGGGTCAGTTCCTGATCAAGGATGTTGCGCTGCTGGGCATCTCGGTGTGGACACTGGCCGATTCGTACCGCGCACTCCAGTCGCGGCGGGCTACCATCGGGCCGTGA
- a CDS encoding LpqN/LpqT family lipoprotein produces MTFTYRALLAAGTVTALLVSGCTRDVAGTAVTASAGEDACATVDAPLADIPTTNASEPQLRIPVPSGWERNSMMDSRVIRYAIVAENLRTRGFATNAVVTLESARGTNETPTEIFDQNRNNLVEIMGASDMSVEANTTCGFPSETTRYTAPKMGLAPERPVIMHAVVAEADPTWLATLTIQTTEPDDPQFRRDAQQIVDGFQLVLPAT; encoded by the coding sequence ATGACGTTCACCTACCGGGCGCTGCTCGCGGCGGGGACCGTGACCGCACTGCTCGTCAGCGGCTGCACCCGCGACGTCGCCGGAACCGCGGTCACGGCCTCCGCCGGGGAAGACGCCTGCGCGACGGTCGATGCGCCGCTGGCCGACATCCCCACCACCAACGCGAGCGAGCCCCAGTTGCGCATCCCGGTCCCCAGCGGCTGGGAGCGTAACTCGATGATGGACAGCCGGGTCATCCGGTACGCGATCGTCGCCGAGAACCTCCGCACCCGGGGGTTCGCCACCAACGCCGTGGTCACCCTCGAATCGGCGCGCGGCACCAACGAGACGCCCACCGAGATCTTCGACCAGAACCGGAACAACCTGGTCGAGATCATGGGTGCCAGCGACATGTCGGTCGAGGCGAACACCACCTGCGGGTTCCCCTCGGAGACAACGCGGTACACCGCTCCGAAAATGGGCCTGGCCCCGGAGCGACCGGTCATCATGCATGCGGTGGTCGCCGAAGCCGATCCCACGTGGCTGGCGACGCTGACCATCCAGACCACCGAACCCGACGATCCGCAGTTCCGCCGCGACGCTCAACAGATCGTCGACGGATTCCAGCTGGTGCTACCGGCGACGTGA